The proteins below come from a single Pristiophorus japonicus isolate sPriJap1 chromosome 18, sPriJap1.hap1, whole genome shotgun sequence genomic window:
- the org gene encoding oogenesis-related: protein MSLQEDTGAGKDECKDSKEECSATREAPLLTFLGRMSEFGPLKYLFSLIRRLSTWATVSAQVEELKATDLKVHTKRRWVTGKKRLSRLARFLFTIAPCRLQQMLGFPVTSSLGQGEISDELRKSSSKPCGKGSKRKQDDVDEEELCWIESLSCDMPDDDVQDPTYEPSKYYTDSEEVSEEHRECNDTETDLEIEETDKPGIIRLKETPYHEENETGAPCIDSEEHVNSGD, encoded by the exons ATGTCTTTGCAAGAAGATACTGGCGCTGGTAAAGATGAATGCAAAGATTCTAAG GAGGAATGTTCAGCGACCAGAGAAGCTCCTTTGCTCACTTTCCTGGGCAGGATGTCTGAATTCGGGCCGTTGAAGTACCTG TTCAGCCTGATTCGAAGGTTGTCAACGTGGGCTACTGTCTCTGCACAAGTGGAAGAATTGAAAGCGACTGACTTGAAGGTGCACACAAAAAGACGCTGGGTCACAGGAAAGAAACGTTTAAGCAGATTAGCACGGTTTTTGTTTACTATAGCACCCTGCAGGCTGCAGCAGATGCTCGGCTTCCCTGTGACCAGCAGTTTGGGTCAAGGGGAAATTTCAGACG AACTAAGAAAATCATCAAGTAAACCATGTGGCAAAGGAAGCAAAAGGAAACAAGATGACGTAGATGAAGAAGAACTTTGCTGGATtgaatctttgtcctgtgacatgCCAGATGATGATGTGCAGGACCCCACTTATGAG CCTAGCAAATACTACACTGATTCTGAGGAAGTCAGTGAGGAACACCGGGAATGCAATGATACGGAGACTGACCTGGAAATAGAAGAAACTGACAAACCTGGCATCATCAGGCTGAAAGAAACTCCTTACCATGAG GAGAATGAAACTGGTGCACCTTGCATTGATTCTGAGGAACACGTCAATTCAGGAG ATTGA